A region of Stigmatopora nigra isolate UIUO_SnigA chromosome 6, RoL_Snig_1.1, whole genome shotgun sequence DNA encodes the following proteins:
- the krt222 gene encoding keratin-like protein KRT222 gives MWGARPGFGGFPERADRLRWADDRPHLARKQCPSGAWSQQEDAVEELRARVDKLLLENAQLASQCESTKSRAAAIESRCEREQRLTRRLEERVAALRESKRKNQQSRVILRADIENSVSQLGVIHRQYEAARAAQLQRLPSADALSAVQAEGDGTAMALSRLPDQIPAQCELGHNRGAGGSPGSSPSEAGGGQSGAWAEGEAAPTQVDLGSAALLEARAELFQARGQWHSLRVEMETLRALEKGLESSLQNTQCLYSGQLRELSRVIDGLRAELEQVRNHLSAQRRHRERMLRHKTRLEREMAAYRRLLEREEGRWVRGGPTSRALPWMSHFMEAVGGIWVLRDSPC, from the exons ATGTGGGGTGCCCGGCCCGGTTTCGGGGGCTTCCCGGAGCGGGCCGACCGGCTGCGGTGGGCGGACGACCGGCCACACTTGGCCAGAAAGCAGTGTCCTTCTGGGGCCTGGTCCCAACAGGAGGACGCCGTGGAGGAACTGCGCGCTCGG GTTGACAAACTCCTGTTGGAGAATGCCCAGTTGGCATCGCAATGCGAAAGCACGAAAAGCCGAGCGGCAGCCATCGAGAGCAG GTGCGAGAGAGAACAGCGCCTGACCCGGCGTCTGGAGGAGCGGGTGGCCGCTTTGAGGGAGTCCAAGAGGAAGAACCAGCAGAGCCGTGTCATTCTGCGGGCGGACATTGAAAACTCTGTGAGCCAGCTTGGGGTCATCCACCGACAGTATGAG GCAGCCCGAGCGGCGCAGTTGCAACGACTTCCCTCCGCCGATGCTCTGTCGGCAGTTCAAGCGGAGGGAGACGGCACGGCGATGGCGCTGAGCAGACTCCCGGACCAAATCCCGGCTCAATGTGAGCTGGGCCACAACCGGGGAGCCGGCGGATCCCCCGGAAGCAGCCCGTCGGAAGCCGGAGGCGGCCAAAGCGGAGCCTGGGCGGAG GGGGAAGCAGCGCCGACGCAGGTTGACCTCGGCAGCGCGGCGTTGCTGGAGGCCAGGGCCGAATTATTCCAGGCCCGAGGGCAATGGCACTCCCTCCGGGTGGAGATGGAGACCCTCCGTGCCTTG GAGAAAGGCCTGGAGAGCTCTCTCCAGAACACCCAATGTCTGTACTCTGGCCAGCTACGGGAACTTTCCCGGGTCATCGACGGCTTGCGGGCTGAACTGGAGCAAGTGAGGAACCACCTAAGCGCCCAGCGTCGGCACCGCGAGCGGATGCTCCGCCACAAAACGCGACTGGAGCGGGAGATGGCCGCTTACAGGCGACTGCTGGAACGGGAGGAAGGCCGGTGGGTTCGGGGAGGCCCCACATCCCGCGCACTTCCATGGATGAGTCATTTTATGGAAGCCGTCGGAGGGATTTGGGTGCTCCGGGATTCACCGTGTTGA
- the LOC144197964 gene encoding keratin, type I cytoskeletal 42-like, which produces MSTSIRTGMSSMSLSSLPVSGVRRATSVYAGSGGRNVQVSYGGGLSSDWSLAGGSGDGVNFGGSEKMAMQNLNDRLATYLDKVRLLETANSKLEIQIHEWYSKQAPITRDYSKYEPIIADLRRKISEAAQTNARLMLQIDNARLAGEDFRMKYENELAVRMSVEADIAGLRKVVDDLTVARTDLEMQVEGLKEELIYLKKNHAEEMAALRNQLSTCGVNVEVDPGPGEGMSRTIEEIRRQYEAITEKNRRDMDNWYKAKFDELNKQVASSTQTLQTSRTEISELQRTLQALQIELQSQISLRSAVESQLAETESRYALQLSQLQAIVNGLENELGQMRLDIERQASEYKVLLDIKTRLEMEIAEYRRLLDGESVKSVQIVKEVKKVEPIRTQRTRVVVEEIVDGKVVSRTEDVDVDVIKN; this is translated from the exons ATGAGCACCTCCATCCGCACGGGAATGTCGTCCATGTCGCTGTCCTCCCTGCCCGTGTCCGGCGTACGGCGGGCCACCAGCGTGTACGCCGGCTCCGGGGGCCGCAACGTGCAGGTCTCCTACGGCGGCGGACTGAGCTCGGACTGGTCCCTGGCCGGGGGCTCCGGCGACGGCGTCAACTTTGGCGGCAGCGAAAAGATGGCCATGCAGAACCTCAACGACCGGCTGGCCACTTACCTGGACAAGGTGCGCCTCCTGGAGACCGCCAACTCCAAATTGGAGATTCAAATCCACGAGTGGTACAGCAAGCAGGCCCCCATCACCAGAGATTACTCCAAGTACGAGCCCATCATCGCCGACCTGCGCAGGAAG atcagcGAGGCGGCTCAGACCAACGCCAGGTTGATGCTGCAGATCGACAATGCCAGGCTGGCGGGAGAGGATTTCAGAATGAA GTACGAGAACGAGCTGGCCGTGCGCATGTCGGTGGAAGCGGACATCGCCGGGCTGCGCAAGGTGGTGGACGACCTGACGGTGGCTCGCACCGACTTGGAGATGCAAGTGGAGGGTCTGAAGGAAGAGCTCATCTATTTGAAGAAGAACCACGCCGAG GAAATGGCGGCCTTGCGTAACCAATTGAGTACCTGCGGCGTGAACGTGGAAGTGGACCCGGGTCCCGGCGAAGGCATGAGCAGAACCATCGAAGAGATCAGGAGACAGTACGAGGCCATCACCGAGAAGAACCGTCGCGACATGGACAACTGGTACAAGGCCAAG TTCGACGAGTTGAACAAGCAAGTGGCCAGCAGCACGCAGACCCTCCAGACGTCCCGCACGGAGATTAGCGAGCTGCAGAGAACGTTGCAGGCCCTGCAGATCGAACTCCAGTCTCAGATCAGCCTG AGATCCGCCGTGGAGAGTCAGTTGGCCGAGACGGAGTCGCGTTACGCCCTGCAACTGAGCCAGCTCCAGGCCATCGTCAACGGGCTGGAGAACGAGCTGGGCCAGATGAGGTTGGACATCGAGAGGCAGGCGTCCGAATACAAGGTGCTGCTGGACATCAAGACCAGGCTGGAGATGGAGATCGCCGAATACAGAAGATTGCTGGACGGGGAAAGCGTCAA GAGCGTGCAAATTGTTAAAGAAGTCAAAAAAG TGGAACCCATCAGAACCCAGAGAACCAGAGTCGTGGTGGAGGAGATCGTGGATGGAAAAGTGGTGTCCCGTACAGAAGATGTGGATGTTGACGTGATTAAGAATTAG